Proteins from one Sarcophilus harrisii chromosome 2, mSarHar1.11, whole genome shotgun sequence genomic window:
- the LOC100927901 gene encoding olfactory receptor 1B1-like, producing MACASNASHTPVFLLVELWRGGPPKSLLFLLFLTIYMGAMVGNLTLVFLISRDSRLSTPMYYLLRGLSVVDTGLATATLPQLLAHLVSVQPAISAVRCLIQFFFFYVFGVTDTLVVAVMALDRYVAICDPLHYPIIMNQQVCARLLASCWSVSFIHSLLHAGLLLPLQWTVDNEGAAYLPHFFCDHRPLLKTSCSDTQTNELAIFLEGGLLMLGPCALILLSYARIATTILRLPSAAGRRRAFSTCGSHLTMVTFLYGTIIWVYFQPPSQNSQKQDMAAAVMYTAITPLANPFVYSLRNKDVKGALHRLLVPSQVTP from the coding sequence ATGGCTTGTGCCTCTAATGCCTCCCACACACCAGTATTCCTTCTAGTGGAGCTATGGAGAGGTGGTCCTCCCAAAAGCCTTCTTTTCCTGCTATTTTTGACTATTTACATGGGTGCTATGGTGGGTAACTTAACActagtttttcttatttctagagACTCACGTCTCAGTACCCCCATGTACTATCTGCTACGTGGCCTTTCTGTGGTTGACACAGGACTGGCCACGGCTACCTTGCCCCAGTTGCTAGCCCACCTGGTTTCTGTCCAACCAGCCATCTCTGCTGTTCGTTGCctaatccaatttttcttcttctatgtaTTTGGTGTTACAGACACATTGGTGGTGGCTGTCATGGCCCTGGACCGTTATGTGGCCATCTGTGATCCATTGCATTATCCAATTATAATGAATCAACAAGTCTGTGCCCGCCTGCTAGCTTCTTGTTGGTCTGTGTCCTTCATTCACTCTCTTCTGCATGCAGGACTACTATTGCCTCTCCAATGGACTGTTGACAATGAGGGTGCTGCCTACCTCCCTCATTTTTTTTGTGATCATCGGCCTCTACTGAAGACATCCTGTTCTGACACTCAAACCAATGAGTTGGCCATTTTTCTGGAGGGTGGGTTGCTCATGCTGGGACCCTGTGCTCTCATTCTACTCTCCTACGCTCGCATCGCAACTACCATCTTGCGGCTGCCCTCAGCTGCTGGCCGAAGGAGGGCTTTCTCTACTTGTGGTTCCCATCTCACCATGGTCACCTTCCTCTATGGTACCATCATTTGGGTCTACTTCCAGCCTCCTTCCCAGAACTCTCAGAAGCAGGATATGGCAGCTGCTGTCATGTATACAGCCATTACCCCTCTTGCTAACCCATTTGTCTATAGCCTCCGCAATAAGGATGTTAAGGGTGCCCTTCACAGACTTCTTGTTCCCAGTCAAGTAACCCCTTGA